ATAGTAAGTAATAAATTTGGCCTTGTCTTGTCTTCCTCATTGAAGCTTCAtcgtgtcggccaataagcttcatcacTTGGCCACTGACTCTACAGTGTAGCGCCATCTTGGCGCTTCACTGGCCCTCCAGGGTCCCGTTATCTTAAAGCTTCATGGTCTATGTAATGTAGCGCCATCCTCGGTGAACACTAACTAGGACGGCTATGCTATAACGCGCCATCTTGGCGTTTCACTAGCTTGACCTGTAATAGTAAGTAATAAATTTTTTCACCTATGATAAATCGTGCCCTTAATTCACCAAACGGCACACAATTAGTCGTCgtatattattattgttattattttagaTAAACGACGACTGCTAAGGATCTATCTaacaccatgttttctttttttgatctGACTCGTGTGGATCTCAATGAAATCATCAAAGTCATCTAGATCTTACTCAATATGTTTGGTTTTTTAAGTCATATCGACtcaactgactcaaaaatatgctAGTCAGTGTCTTGGTCCCATGAGTCTGAAGTATTTTTTTTCGGAGTTTATATGGGTCCAAATCAGAGGTTGGGTCAGAGGAAGTTCATGAATCAAactaacaaaacaaacaaaaagaatatGATTTGACATCTGACtagcaaaaaaacaaacaaaatttgcataataaaaaataataacataGTCAATTTTTAATGCACTGAACTGAACCATATAGGGCTTGATAAAACAACAAAGAGCCCAAAATAATAACTCACTTTCACACAGTCCCTCGACTCCCTTCCCAATTTGGTCTCCACAAAAAATGAAAATGGAAAGTTTACTGTTAAATTCAGTAATATCATCAAATCTCCATCGTTTATTCCACCAAACCCCCCATCATACAAAACAACTCATCAAACCAAAACCCTTCATTTCAGCTGCTCAATTCTCAACCAAAAATCAACAAAACATGGCCAAAAGGATTGCTGTAATCGGATGCGGAAGTAAGGTTTTTCCTCTCTGTTTCAATTTCTGTTAACTTAATCTATTGAAAAATGTTGATAACGGTgtaaattttcattttcatttgatgGGTTTGGTTCAGTTTCTGGGTCTGTCTGTGCTTCTACTCTTGCCAAGAATGGAATGTCTGTCACCATGTTTGATCAAGGAAGAGGACCAGGTGGTAGAATGTCTCAAAGAAGGTAAACCCCACTAACCCTTTTCTCTGAATTTCATGATTAGGGCTTTTTCTTGTTGTATGCACTGCAGCTAGATTGAATGTGAGTATTGCTAGGGTTTGGATATTGGGAGTGTGGAGTAGTTTTATTAAGAAATTGAATTGGATTATGATTGTAGAGAAATGACTGAAGATGGAAAAGAGCTAATGTTTGATCATGGTGCTCCATTTTTTACAATTACTGACAATGGTGTCATGGATCTAGTACGCGAATGGGAGCAACGAGGTTTTGTGGCCGAGTGGAAGGAGAAATTTGGGTCTTTTGATTTTGCCACTGCTAAATTTGGTGAAGCTGATTCGGTTTTTCATCTTACCCACTTTTTTATGGTAAAATCGTGTCACTTCGTGTTTCAGCTTTACTTTTGACACTGATTTAAGAAATTTCCACCACTTCCTTCCGATTTTCCCTTCAGAATGAGATGGGCACAATGTTATCAATCAATTGCTATTTTTGAACTTCAGCATTAAGTGATTTTGGTGTTGTTATAGGAAGAATCAACTAGGAAGAAGTATGTCGGTATTCCGGGCATGAATTCTATATGTAAAACACTATGCAATGAGCCAGGTATATATTGTCGAACACTTAGTCATAAAATCTTTCTAAGAAAAAAATTCTTTAGAGAATCTTTGTTTAGtttgttcttttttcttcctctttAGGTGTTGAACCCAAGTTTGGAGTAACTGTTGCAAATATTCAATGGTTGGAGGAGACGAATTCATGGTCATTGATTGACCTGAATGGTCAAGCTTTAGGGCATTTCGATGGTTTGGTGGCATCACATAACAGTATAGTTAACCTATGGCCTTCAACTGGAAGGAAGTCACCTTTGGGTTTGTTCTTATCCTCGCTTGTTCTTTACAGTCTTCGTCATTTTGAGTAATTGGTTTGTATGTGATAGAACTTTTCGGCATAATGAACTGCGTCATATTATTCAATTGTAAAGTTGAGATTCTTCAACTTCAGCATTACATGATTTTGTGTGGTGTGATCTGTCAGATTTGACAGTGTT
This is a stretch of genomic DNA from Papaver somniferum cultivar HN1 chromosome 1, ASM357369v1, whole genome shotgun sequence. It encodes these proteins:
- the LOC113312534 gene encoding uncharacterized protein LOC113312534, whose protein sequence is MKMESLLLNSVISSNLHRLFHQTPHHTKQLIKPKPFISAAQFSTKNQQNMAKRIAVIGCGISGSVCASTLAKNGMSVTMFDQGRGPGGRMSQRREMTEDGKELMFDHGAPFFTITDNGVMDLVREWEQRGFVAEWKEKFGSFDFATAKFGEADSVFHLTHFFMEESTRKKYVGIPGMNSICKTLCNEPGVEPKFGVTVANIQWLEETNSWSLIDLNGQALGHFDGLVASHNSIVNLWPSTGRKSPLDLTVFPELAVKLKNTPAIPRFALMLAFPEHLSSIPVKGFSFKNSEVLSWAYCDSSKPGRSASSECWVLHSTEEYARTIISQTGLQKPSNLLLTEVAEKMLNEFLRIDSQIPKPFFTRAHRWGGAFPATAVAEDEKCLWDASKKLAICGDFCVSPNVQGAVVSGVAAAVKFTLMSRV